In the Bacteroidales bacterium genome, one interval contains:
- a CDS encoding oligopeptide transporter, OPT family: MSEHEQTTKSLPENAYRELKPGEEYQPVMSPKMNFPEVTWWSIFMGLLMAVIFSAAAAYSGLKIGQVFEAAIPISIIAVGASAAARRKDALGQNVIIQSIGASSGVIVAGAVFTIPGLYILQAKYPDIQVNFWQIFFSSLLGGFLGILFLIPFRKYFVKDMHGKLPFPEATATTEILMTGEKGGTQAKLLIVSGLIGGIFDFCFAALRLWSEEITTRIIPIGETLATKAKMVLKFNVSALIFSFGYLIGLRFALIITMGSILSWFVLIPLVNEIGALIAQSGGGINPFEALSAEDIFKAYVRPIGIGGIAMAGIIGIIKSSGVIGSAFKLAFGIGKKTHTEVKVERTQKDLKMSFVMLIIFLTLIAVFVFLLLGVQVTLVQAIVALLTVLIISFLFTTVAANAIAIVGTNPVSGMTLMTLILSSVVLVSVGLKGWQGMVSSLIIGGIVCTALSMAGGFITDLKVGYWLGTTPAKQQTYKFLGTLLSAATVGIVIFILNDAYGFVETDRHHNPMVAPQANAMAAIIEPLMSGSGVSWVLLGIGAIISLIVNWLKISPLAFALGMFIPLPLNTPLVVGGLLNHWFKKSTKDEKLANARIQRGILISSGFIAGAAIFGVIGALIIFFTNNPDAVNLKVWADDTGTGAQVTALIAFLALIAYFVWESFRAKKED; encoded by the coding sequence ATGTCGGAACACGAACAAACTACAAAGAGTTTACCTGAAAATGCATACCGCGAGCTAAAGCCCGGTGAGGAATATCAACCAGTTATGTCACCGAAAATGAATTTTCCTGAAGTAACGTGGTGGTCCATATTTATGGGTTTACTGATGGCTGTGATTTTTTCGGCTGCTGCCGCTTATTCGGGATTAAAGATAGGACAGGTTTTTGAAGCTGCGATTCCCATCTCCATAATTGCTGTGGGAGCCTCTGCTGCTGCCAGGCGGAAGGATGCGCTCGGACAAAACGTGATTATTCAGTCCATAGGGGCCAGCTCCGGCGTTATTGTTGCAGGCGCTGTGTTTACCATACCCGGACTATATATTCTTCAAGCCAAATACCCCGACATACAAGTTAATTTCTGGCAGATATTTTTCTCATCACTCCTTGGAGGCTTCTTGGGAATTCTTTTCCTCATTCCGTTCCGCAAATATTTTGTGAAAGACATGCACGGGAAACTCCCTTTTCCAGAAGCCACAGCTACTACTGAAATACTGATGACAGGCGAAAAAGGCGGCACACAGGCAAAACTGCTCATCGTCAGCGGGCTTATCGGCGGTATTTTTGATTTTTGTTTTGCAGCATTACGCTTGTGGAGTGAAGAAATCACCACCCGTATCATTCCCATTGGCGAAACACTGGCTACAAAAGCTAAAATGGTTCTTAAATTCAATGTTAGCGCCCTTATATTCAGCTTTGGCTATCTTATCGGCTTGCGTTTTGCATTAATAATTACCATGGGTTCTATCTTATCATGGTTTGTGTTAATTCCGCTCGTCAATGAAATAGGGGCATTGATTGCCCAGTCCGGAGGCGGTATTAATCCTTTTGAGGCTTTGAGCGCCGAAGATATTTTTAAAGCATACGTCCGCCCCATTGGCATTGGGGGCATTGCCATGGCAGGAATAATCGGAATCATCAAGTCATCGGGGGTAATTGGGAGCGCATTTAAACTGGCATTCGGCATCGGAAAAAAGACACATACGGAAGTTAAAGTGGAGCGTACACAGAAAGACCTGAAAATGTCGTTTGTGATGCTCATTATTTTTCTCACGCTTATTGCAGTATTTGTTTTCCTTTTGTTAGGTGTTCAGGTAACTTTGGTTCAGGCAATAGTGGCCTTGCTGACAGTGTTAATAATTTCATTTTTATTTACAACGGTAGCGGCAAACGCTATCGCTATTGTGGGAACTAACCCTGTTTCAGGTATGACACTTATGACTCTTATTCTTTCTTCTGTTGTGTTGGTTTCTGTTGGCCTTAAAGGATGGCAGGGAATGGTCAGCTCTCTGATAATAGGAGGCATAGTGTGTACGGCCTTATCCATGGCAGGCGGCTTTATCACAGACCTGAAAGTTGGTTACTGGCTGGGAACCACACCTGCAAAGCAACAGACTTACAAATTTCTTGGAACACTGCTTTCTGCAGCAACAGTGGGTATTGTTATTTTTATACTTAATGATGCTTACGGATTTGTTGAAACCGACAGACATCATAACCCTATGGTGGCTCCTCAGGCCAACGCCATGGCAGCCATCATTGAACCGCTGATGTCCGGCTCGGGTGTGAGTTGGGTGCTGTTAGGTATTGGGGCCATTATTTCACTCATTGTAAACTGGCTGAAAATATCTCCTCTGGCATTTGCTCTGGGAATGTTCATCCCGCTGCCACTCAACACGCCCCTAGTTGTTGGAGGTTTGCTGAATCATTGGTTTAAAAAATCCACTAAAGATGAAAAACTTGCTAATGCCCGCATACAGAGAGGGATTCTGATTTCTTCAGGTTTTATTGCCGGAGCAGCCATATTTGGTGTTATCGGAGCCCTTATCATTTTCTTCACAAACAATCCGGATGCGGTAAACCTGAAAGTATGGGCAGATGATACCGG